A segment of the Diachasmimorpha longicaudata isolate KC_UGA_2023 chromosome 5, iyDiaLong2, whole genome shotgun sequence genome:
CTTGATAATCTTTATTCTTCATTCCGCTGCCATACTATACatacatttatttacacttcCGATCAactatttacaaataaatacaGAATTCTTTTACATATGTACATGCGATATAgactgaaaattttataactCATACAGTCTCTTCATTACGGTAATTTGAGCAATTCATTGTGCTATGTTGGCTGTGCAGATGCTGCGTGGCCTTGACAACCAACTTCACAGCTACAATTTATGAACCTTTATGTTGAATTGAGTCCGTGGAAGTTCGGAGGATTTTAGAATTCAAGAAGATATCgctcaaaatttttctcctttgTCATTCACCTCTTCGGAATAATTCAAGATCAAATTTACAGTGAAACCACCGCTCATCAAGTCCCCAAGACTCGCTGTAAAAttttgaacaaattaccctacaGTAAAATACGATGCAACGGCcaaacaatttgaaaaatttcaactgaatTGATGAGTCTTAAATCGTCACTACCGTTCATCAGAATAGCTCTcaacaacaatttttaatcctcTTCCTAAAACCTCGTACAATCAGACTTGTTGCTCATCCTCGATGATTTTTCCCTTTATCGATAGTCTCACCAGGATACATATCATGAATACCACAATGGCGCTGATTACCCCGGTGATGGTGCTCCATGggtaaaaattttcgatgtttttttttatccgccAAACTTGCATAGCATTATGTCGTGTGTCAATTTCGATGGAGAAGCTGCCGGGGCCATCGTCGGAGGCGATCCTAACGAGATACTTGGTGCCAGGTAGCAGTGATATCTGAGCAGTCATGGTGTCAACAACTTGATTCCCCATGAGTCCCCCAGTTTCGGGTTCCCATGACACAATGTAGCGCTCGTTCTCCAACGATTGCCTCATAGACGGCCCATCCCCAGTCTTGAATACAGGATAATCACTACTAATGGCCTCTTCCTGCGACTGTGCGTCCTCCTCATTCCTCCTCCTGAAGAAGAACCTGCGGAAGACCTCCTCGGGTATCGGTGAGTCGTGGCTATCCCTCCACTCAACGAGCACCTTCTCCCCGTACTTCTCAAGGTAGAATTGACGCACACGATCGTTGAATCTCTTCTGCTCGATGTCGCGGTGTCTCTTCAACTGAGCATCAACGTCCCGCCAGGACAATGTCGCCTCGACAAAGGGCCCGTCTTTGAGGGACTCGAGAGTGGGGGTCCACTCCTCCCAGCTGTAATGCCGGATGCCTTCCTCAAGGACCCCGAGAATCCAAGTGTCTGGGCGGAGTGATGGAACTCGTGGGCCAGGATAGTATCCTGATTCTTTCCAACTTCCCCCAACTCGTCGCATCACTACGGCCATGTCGTATTGGCCTAATTTTACGGGCCCCTTGGATGGAGCTGGCAAAGTTGACGGCATGTACTCCTCCTCGGGACGGGTGGCACGGTAGGTGCACGCTGTTTCGCAAGCTGGACACTGTGGacagatgaatgaaaaatacttagtgatttattgaatgattCTAACGagagaattgattgaaaaattaattaaactagTTATTGCCGGAGACTGCCACCGCCCGGAAACGGTGGGTTTATTAATATTGCAGGGAGGGGTCCTGGGAGGGCCCTTAGATAAGAGAAGATGTGAAGTTGCTTGTTTAGAATGctaaacaaaatatatacaaaacagaaatttatgataatgatgaaaataaaatttaatctgGCACGAGCAAGAATCCGTTCACGACAAATCAACGTCTGTTTTTTTGGGGTCCGTTCCTCGACTACTGCGTTCACAtcgtaattttcaattttatgttCCCAATGCTTCAGACACTGGAGCtctaaaaactcgaaaaaaaaatcggcatCCCCAAGGATCCCAGACTAGAGTGATGCTTTATCACACGAAttctctccctcgccgtcTGATTGGACTGAGAAGATTCGACAGTGAAATAATGGCCTGTTCCGGGGCCATTTGGACTAATTAACGTTCCCTCCAAGACGCTGGACTAATGTCCTATTCCAGACAGCATACATGACTCAAGTACTGAACCCTGAAGATTGGTGGAGACTAACGAAAGCTTATCTACATCGTAACGTTTGAGATAACGAATcgggacatttttttttttattcgtcctTACGTTCAAGCGAACTCACATCTCCGGATTTGTAGGTTTCTCCGTCGTAAATGTAGAGATTATTCCCAACGTCAGATCAAAATCTGAGCTGTGGGATGAGGGATAAAAAGGGACAGGTAGAGAGCTAgatgaaaaaagaagaaacGGGGCTTGGCAGACCCCTCTCGTTTTCCGTACTTCTAGGGGCGTTTGGTGTTCCATGAAAATCGGCAGGTAGGCCCTTTCTCAGGATTTTCATCCACTTTTTCCTTCTCGAAGAATAATAAAGAGGCCAATGCACTGTTTGGAAAGAAGATAGATTGGGTCCGGCGGACGATACAATTTTGCTTTCTTCTCCGCATTTTCGAGAtttacccccctcccccccttttgTCTGCCCTCAGTTCCCAATGCCCATGTGATTTTAGGGTTCCCAGGGTATATAATCGGAGGTGACATTTCGGGGGAAGTTAGCGAACCTTCCGAGCGATCGGTTTTCTCAGGAACCCGTGAGTAATCGGAGATTATGGCGGGATGCCGTCGTATAAATCAAAATACTTTGTTTACGAggggcagaaaaaaaaagccggctaatgaaggaaataaaaattgaggcaGCAAAATCTGCAAGATCGCGTCTCCACCGTAGAAGAAATGATAACCCCCCACCTCCtccaaaaataaacaatttattcatcgaatttattcaacaataaaataacTCAAAAGCCCCTGGAGTCGATCCTCTAACGAGATACAAAGGCGTATAAACCACACAGGCAAATGAGTCGCATCTCTCAAAACAAACACGGCTATAACtcgtcttgatttttttttactctccatCTCATAAGCACCTCtcgcaaaaaaaataagagcaaaaaaaaatatattaatactCACATTAAGCCTTTCGTCTCCCTCGCAAATGGATTTTGCAGCCTCCCACTGTGTCTCGAAGGATTCGCAATATTGCCAGCACTGTAACAAAAACAGACAAAAGAAATTagaatggaaattaaaatgaataaatgaaaataacttgATAATGATGCGAACGAGGCAAAAaagaagaacaaaaaaattgcccGAAGGACGGAAGAAAGTGCGCTACGAGGATCGCGCTGTGTATCGGTGGGAATGATTTGAGTGAAAGGTTACGTGGAAGAGGGAGAATGATATAAAGGGGGagaagggagggggggggggaataaaaaaatcatagaagaGTGAGCGGACGGCGAATAAAAACCATCAAGCCGTTGGCTTGAATTGGGCGATTTAAGCGAGGTCGGTTTTCTACGGTACAACGAAGGGTATAACCACGGAGGTATAAGAGGGTTTTTCAAGTGGGGGTCCCCCCCCTCTCTGGCCCCTCTCACCGTCGAATTAGCTCCAACCTGTTCCCTACTCCAGCCACATAACAGGCTATGCTCGTCGTTGTCTTCGTATTTATTGGCATAGCCATGCTGTGCCGGACTATCCacatttttattccctcgCCCGTTCACCCCCAACCCTCCGCCCACCACCCGAtgttgtggattttttttccaattttttttttacaatgttttattttttattctctctatCTCCATTCTTCTTTCTATAACCTCTCATGGCGACCGCCAAGCGTCTGCACGCCGGACGCGTTTCATATTATATCCCATTGGGGGCCCCGGGTTACTTCTTAGAAATCCCCTGCGGCATCGGAGGCCACTAATGATGTTTTCTCAAAAAGGAATCAATGCGGGAGAAAAAGCTCACGGTTGACTTTAAACTGGGTCAGCCAtctcctttgaaaaatttataaaagtcGAGGAGTTTTAAGAATCCTCGGACGTTTTATAGTTTTTGTCAGGCGAATGTatcttttttctttctcgttTTTAACATCGTCGCGCGTGACATTCTCAAACTGTCGGGGCACGTATTCCACTCGAGTTTGTTTGGCATTGGGAGATAAATTGGAAGGGAAATTTAGAGACTGACgggaaatttattattgcgTTATCCGCGGAACAGGGGACGTGCAAAAATTGCTGAATGAATTTTCGACTGATTGGCGCGGTCGTTGAAGACAATTTCCGGCAGGATGTGGGTTAAATTATGGGGAAAATACGGGTGGAGAGTGTCAATGGGATGAGATAGAAGCGGAAAATTCGGGATGAAGTGGAATCGCCGCAGctgttaatgaaatatttgatgGAGACAGTCGAGAAAATTTACGATCCTCGGGGTACGTTGAAGAAATTGAAAGTGAGCTAGATATAGTTTTTTCACTCTTTGTCACTAGTTTCAgttcaaaattcaaaatttattgtacCCACAGAGATAGTCCACCATAGCATCTGAACAAAAAATGACCGCATCATGTAGAGTGACGGTCGTAACAAATTTCTTATTTGTGACAGTCCCAAAAAATGTTTCGTACAAAAAAAGTGACAGATTTCTGTTTGATAAAGAAAAACAGGAGTTCCATCTgtacaaatgaaaaatgacggTCATATTTTTCGGGTAATTGTACCACGAAAAAAACCTGTCCCCCAAACTTCCCCGAAACAACTTTATCTGTAAAATAATCCGAAAAAATCCAGAATGCAGTGTCACCATACCAATTAGACTTTCCAATTCTCCACAAATGATTATCATCGCACGTGCAGTTGACCGTGAACAGATAAATCGGATCTCTagcattgaaaattgttattcTAATGGAGAAGGAGGGAAGTTCATGCCCCACGGGAGACTCCAATGGGGGggaataaatttgaatgaatgatTGTGTACCGCGTGGGCCAGTCGTTTGTCCAACGTTTCATCCTCGCACGATGTGCGTATGATTCTTTTCGTTGAAAATCGATTTCCCCGAAAATTAATGGACACCCCCCAAGTGCGTTTCACCAAATGAGCAACGCCCCAGAGGGAGGAATCAGCCTCCCCTTATGATGCACCATGTGCGTGAGATAATCGTGatctctctccccctccaTCTGTCCCCATGGCCGCGTGGACCACCACGATTTTTCAATACCCGTAATAATAGAAAGAAGACAAGACAGTTGAATTTATGAGCCCCGATAAAGCCGAAAAATTCACAAGGGACGGAATGACGAGCCCCGGAATTACGAGATATTGATGGACTTCACGGCTTTGGGGAGAGTTAATGGCAATGTCAAAGGACATTTCTACATACGCCATAATCCTGGCATGTGACAGGAGATGATAGATAGAGTCCAGAGGCTTTGagtgaacaaaatttttttgttgcagaacgagaaattcaaaatgaagGGAAATAATGCGCATTATATCCAGTTGTTAATTGTATTCATTTTGCAACAATAATTCATGTTTCAGTAATTATGAAGGGATGAAATAACGTGTGAATGCGAGAGACCATTTGTACAGCTGATGAAAAAACTGTTGCATCCGGAAATATGGTCCGTCATCGCACACGCACGGGAAAACAGGTCGGTGTTTAAATATTCTGACtgagcaaaaaaaatctttcaccACCGGAATATAACAATTATGTTCATCCCAGTAATTTTCCTTCCCTTCGACCACTCTTTCGGTTTTTACGTTAATTCCCTATGCCACCCCATGAAAGCCTTTGGCAAATACAGACAATGAAATTGAGTAGAAAATTGTCTCGGCAGTTCTGACCCCTCGACCATTGTCGCCGATGTGATTctattaatttcataaatcgTCGTGTTCCCATTAGCGACACAGCCCAGGCTGGACAATCACCGACAGAACAAACCCCCCAGACTCCCCttaatattagaaaaaaaaatacaacaggGAAGAAAACACTTGCGCGGGTGCTTCCGTTACCTATTAATTCAATTGTCGAATTCCCCACGTGCTCGGATAAACCGAAAAGTTAATGAAAACCGAACTTACTTCGTAGCAAACAGTCTCAGCTGGATTCAGGTACAAATCGCAACTGCCGTCCGCGCTGTGTTTTTTGATGCACTGCATTCTGCACTGAGCAATCCTCACGATTGGTCCAAGATCAAAACTCTCCCCCAACGCCACGAGGGCCACAAAAATCACAAAGACACACAGGAAgtgcattttttaaaatcctccAGTCTATCGTACGCGGTATCACTACCCTCGCACTACCACTGAATCGATTCTTTACCTCCCggtaaagaaaagaaaaatatcacaaGCGTGTGTGATGGCACAGTGGAGCGACGCTGTATGGTTCTACCCTCCCAAAAATTCCGGATCAACTGTGACCCCTCGCCGCTCGGGGGAATCTTATATAGACGCTTCGCCCCACCGCCGAAAATTTTCGTGGgctctccccctctccccgCACCGCACACTGGGCGCAGGGGAACCTACACTAGGATGCCGAAAGCTTCGGAACCGAAAGGAGAGGAGAAGAGCATCCCTCGTAATTACCCGTGTGCCCAATGGGTCCCGCGTCCCCTTGGCATATGGCTTGAGTCTTCTGCCTCCGGGGACCACCAGTGCCGCCTTTATTTCAACGCACAAATTGTTTCTTCCCCATTGCGAAAAAGAAAGACGAGCGGAGGAGTCGGGGGAATGACGTTTGAGCGGAAATAAGAGATGTGCAGGGGCTATTTTGCAGGTTGAGGCgtggaaaaattcacaaaatgttACGGAAATGTTACTCTAGGGGAGGAAATTACTGAATGTTTTGTCAACATTTTTctaaagatgaaaaatattttctaatccCTCTATGTTTTCTGCGAAATTAAAGCAACTTATTTCGGATTATTTAagtgaatatgaaaatttaaatttataggTTTCTTAGAAACTTGGCACTACCAAGGGATTTTCGGAATATCCCTAAAAGTGACCTTTCTATTCTCAATGGATCTTTTGAATGTACACTAATGACTCCGAATGGATAATTAAATTAGAGAGCCTCAAACTTTAAACGACGAAATAATCGTAAAACGTCGGGTACCATAGGGTTGAATAGGGCTCAAATGGACGAATGTAAtgacgaataaaaatttaataataaaaatacaataaaattcGGAATCCGGAATTTTCCGCCTGGCAGTATCTGATTGTGGTGGCTCATCACCTTTCCTGCTTTATGACTTccaaattgtttttaaattcCTCTTTGTATTTTATTGACATTGTTGAATGGCCGTTATCCCCGGAATCGCCTCAAAACACGCGTATGTCTAGAGTGCCGCGGTGAGGCCTCGACTAAagtctcaataaaaaaaaattctcaggagctttgaaaaagagaaaagatgggaatttttatataattttgaagaataTTTGTCTAAAAGTctatttcgtattttttcaaattcccaTAAAAGTTCAGAATGAAGGATATTTAGGCCTCTAAAATTCGGCTAATGAAACAATCGTTAAATATCcagcaattaaattttccaaaatcacCGGTAGTAAGATCAACTGAATGCTCGAATCATTTTGGtttattacattttcattatttatttattatcttaTTCAATCGTGGATGGAGGAATGACGAATAAAGAACTATCACTAAAAACACAATAAATGTGAAATCGTGATCCTTTCAACGAATGTCCCCACTATTTTCCTCTACGCGGCACCTGAATCTCACACCTTATCACTTCCCTCCGCTTTATGCTCCccaaattgtttttaaattcctctttgtattttattgtcatttttgAATGGCTGTTATCCCCGAAATCGCCTGAAAAACACGGTATGCCTAGAGTGGAGAAGTACCTTCTCGGCGAGAGTCTCTAGTCATAAAGAAAAAGCAACTCAGAAGGAATCTTATCAACTTTAGGGCCAATTTCCCAAAATGGAAATGCCCTCTTAGAGCCATTACCGAATCTTTATGCACTCTTTATCTGTAATATACAGCGTCAAATATATAGTACCGGTCCTCACTTACATCCCCTTACTAATAATTAAGTTGTTCCATGGAATTGTTTTACCATTTATATTTCAGACTGAATTTTCTCCTTCAACAATCAAAAAAGTTCCGCAAAACCTGAATCTTCaggacaaataatttttcctcgaatTCTCAAGTGCTGCAGATCCATCCTGAGGACCCCCAGAGATGACAATTAGTGTCAGGTCTCGCCCCACCCACTGCATCCGGGGtaattcagcaaaaaaaaattgtaatgaatTGAATAGTGAAAACATCCTGGATCAAAAATCTCGTTTTGCGCAGGTAGCGTCAATCGTCCGGTGTATATAATTTCCTCGGTAAATACATcatgaaaaatagttttatGGGAGTGGTTTTCTCCCCGGAGATGCCCCCTACCTCCTTCCAGAAAAGACGCTCCACCGGAAGTTTTTTTGATGCCTTGTCTCtacgattttttatattcctcTCTTCGACTCCACCCTTCAAGCCTCCAACATGCGTTATAAGCGCATGACAATGAACAGGATGTGTACAAATAAGGGTATTTGTCTCGTTGGGCTGATTGTCGAGTTGAAATATATGCCACGGCCCACCCCGGGAATATAGAAAATTGTTTGGCGTTCAAATCGTAGAAGCGAATAGAAGTATTTTctattcatgaattttgttGGGGTGGCGCTCAGCAGCATTTTAACCTTTTCTATTCACTGTGGTAGTCGTGATGTTTTTCTGTTATTGTGTGATCCCCGGCATTAGTGCATTCTGACTCACTCTGACACCTGGATTTAGGGGGataactatttttttcacGGCTGCTGGGCTCAACTCGTGTCGGAATGTCGTATTCGCGAGTCGTGCGCAAACTATTATCTTTCCAGAGAAGgcaattttaaatttgataaattccaaagagataattattaatgttttatcaagtaacaggataaattaatgaaagaatttttccgCAGTCACTCAtcgtaaattttcattgaaataaattttttaccatttttacgCTGAAGGGGGCGGATTATGCAGGCGTTGAACAGCAATTGCAAGAGGAGTGGAAATAAATTCTACTTTTCGGGCGAGACTAGATGTGTGGATTACACGGTCACTCAGTGTCATTTCCGAGAAGCTATTTGCTGGGACTAATGCTTCCTCGAAACTTTTTCCGCCACTCACCTCTTGTCGATCCGCGCGCTCATCGAACCTCACAGTCGGAGGAGGTAATTGACAGCGGTTTTGAATCCATCgtggttttttttaatggaatgaaaatagtAGAAGGCTGGCCGTGGGTTGGGATTATGACTGTCATAAATAGATGAGCCATTCCGCTCATTAGGATGCTGCGGCTAATTGAGTGATATTTTATTGGGCATGTCATAGCTTATGCATGAGGAATTCTGAGGAATATAGGGTTATTAATTGGTGGATAGTTTCTgtgaatcaatttttctatttcaatcATAAGTAGTTGTTGATTTTGGGAAGATGTGACTCATGCAACAACATTTCGGAGAAAAAACGGAGCAGAAgtccattcgatttttggtGGTTAAAAAATTACCGTCGGGAGAAAATCGTCAGTTTCTACGTctcgttaataatttttcattttatttcacgtggaaaaattttgaaaatgaaaccGAATGTCCAAATTCCATTTGTCCTCCCTGTGACGCAGCTTCCGGGGCTAAATACCTCGTTTATGCGATTGCAATCGAGCTGAAAAAATCCATCCAATCCTCGGCCCTCGcaattccccaaaatccaaACTACAGGACAAAAGATCGGGACAGGCGTGAAAGCACTGAAAGCCCGGCGTATTTTTCTTCCCCAAACTATATCGCTTTGTGAGAACCATTTGCGTCAgaaatattcttcaatttccAGCTGAAATATTTTACGCTTTGTTAGATCTCTCGATACTGGAG
Coding sequences within it:
- the LOC135162002 gene encoding uncharacterized protein LOC135162002; protein product: MHFLCVFVIFVALVALGESFDLGPIVRIAQCRMQCIKKHSADGSCDLYLNPAETVCYECWQYCESFETQWEAAKSICEGDERLNCPACETACTYRATRPEEEYMPSTLPAPSKGPVKLGQYDMAVVMRRVGGSWKESGYYPGPRVPSLRPDTWILGVLEEGIRHYSWEEWTPTLESLKDGPFVEATLSWRDVDAQLKRHRDIEQKRFNDRVRQFYLEKYGEKVLVEWRDSHDSPIPEEVFRRFFFRRRNEEDAQSQEEAISSDYPVFKTGDGPSMRQSLENERYIVSWEPETGGLMGNQVVDTMTAQISLLPGTKYLVRIASDDGPGSFSIEIDTRHNAMQVWRIKKNIENFYPWSTITGVISAIVVFMICILVRLSIKGKIIEDEQQV